In a single window of the Dryobates pubescens isolate bDryPub1 chromosome Z, bDryPub1.pri, whole genome shotgun sequence genome:
- the LOC128899497 gene encoding LOW QUALITY PROTEIN: vesicular, overexpressed in cancer, prosurvival protein 1-like (The sequence of the model RefSeq protein was modified relative to this genomic sequence to represent the inferred CDS: inserted 2 bases in 1 codon) — translation MNRSQPGIALLLSLLWECTEAKKHCWYFEGFHPTCYICRSCEDCCGSRCCVXALSIQRLWYFWFLLMMGVLFCCGAGFFIRRRMYPPPLVEEPTFNVSYTRQRVNTASGSQQPGVPYYTDPGGPVRNPMAMAFHVQTNRKKS, via the exons atgaACCGTTCCCAGCCCGGGATCGCGCTGCTGCTGTCGCTGCTGTGGGAGTGCACGGAGGCCAAAAAGCATTGCTGGTACTTTGAAGGATTCCATCCTACATGTTATATATGTCGCTCCTGTGAGGATTGCTGTGGCTCAAGATGCTGTGT AGCTCTCTCTATCCAGCGGCTCTGGTATTTCTGGTTCCTTTTGATGATGGGAGTTCTGTTTTGCTGCGGAGCCGGTTTCTTCATCCGACGGCGGATGTACCCTCCTCCACTAGTAGAAGAACCTACTTTTAACGTGTCTTACACCAGACAACGAGTCAACACTGCGTCAGGGTCACAACAGCCTGGAGTGCCGTATTACACAGATCCAGGGGGCCCTGTGAGGAATCCCATGGCGATGGCTTTCCACGTCCAGACCAATAGAAAGAAAAGTTAG